Sequence from the Camelus dromedarius isolate mCamDro1 unplaced genomic scaffold, mCamDro1.pat HAP1_SCAFFOLD_45, whole genome shotgun sequence genome:
tatatataactggtgagatTGGTGACAGGGAGTGGGAGAAGGAGGTTGTGAGGATCTCTGTGATGGGTGGGGTttagcctgcttgcctggggatacagaggatgcCTAGCAGAGTTTAGGGCAATGAGGTGGAATTGGTCCTTGCACTTCCGCCTCTCAAGCAGAGCACAAGGGACCTGTACAAGTGACTCAGGTCGAGGAAGACAAGGTGATGGTGTTGATGAACGCTAAGGACCCTTCTGCCTCTCCCTCACTATTCCTAGATCTCGGATTTCCGACCCCCTCTTCATGTAACTGTCAGAAACACTAACTCCGTTCTTTGCCCGTCTTGCTTTGCTTTTCACACTGAACTTATTGTCTGGTCCCTCAGTAAATTTCTAAGCCTCACTTACTGCTCTTAAagctccctctctttctccttcgaGGGTCTCTGAATCTGGTGACCCCAGAGGGGGCCCCAGTCCGGGGGCTTCAAACTCCAGAGATCAAAATGTCTGAAGCAGTGGAGGCCATAGGTATGTGCAAGGACGGTAGGGCCCGGGGTCCTGGTTGGAGGGTTAAGTGAATTCCAAGGGTAACAGGCACTGGTTTCCTCCCAGCTTTGGTCAGGGGTCGGCTCCAAGCCTTCTGGAAGCATGGAGTGCAGGTGTGGGCTCTAGGCTCAGACAGGGGAAGCTCCTGCATCCCAGCACCCACAACCCAGTCCATCCTTCAAACATCTCATTCATCAGAAGGATGGGGAGAACTGAGTCAGGGTGTGACGTCCTGGAGAAGCTTCCTCCAGTGTCAGTTCAGACAGGTCTCCCTTCTCTACCCCAGTTTCTCTTAGGTCCAGTGCTCATCCAGGGCCaccgtgtgaccttgggtaagggactttgcttctctctgagcctcagtctcccaactataaaatgggatCACTATAGAGATATGTGGGTTAAGAGCATggaccagactgcctgggttggaatccagCTCAATGACCTTAGGCATATGACCTAATCTtcctgtgcctcactttcctcctctggaaaatggaatgaaaaatggtgcttGGCTCACAGAAATCTATGTGTCAGACTTTGCCCTTACGcttttgtattttccttaatCCTTTTGGTCGCCTATCAGGTAGGTATTATGATGTCAAAGGTTGTTATTCTGAGGTGCAGAGAGATTAAGtcacttgcttgaggtcacacagtggATAAGTGGTGTTAGCAAGACTGATTATTTCTGGACCTGAGGATTTCAGAGACTACCTCCCTGCTCTctttgagggagaggggaggagtctTCTAGACACTGACACATGCACCTTTTCCCCCAGCTGCTGCAGGAGCTGAGAGACCCCACCCTCACCTTCCATCTGCTTGGCTCCCCCAGGTATGAGCTTGGGGTAGGGGAGAGAGGACTGGGAAGGGGGAGGCTTCTGATGGAGAGAGGGCATCCTGACATGTCCCCAGCCACCTGGATCTTTGGCCTGAACATTCTCTAACTTGGTCTCCCTGCTAGCATCTCTGCCCCCTATAGTCCATTCACCAACACAGCAGCTGAGggggaattttcattttgtatttttattttagctttttattttgacatgACTTTTAGACTCTCagagaagttacaaaaataaaactaaaaattctgtatccccttcacccagattcctcatattttattttttaaccacatttgcttttttcttctctttcatatacttttagtattttttctatttgcatGTGAATTATAGACATGATGACATGATGCCCATTTATCCCTAAATACTTCAATATATGTGACCTATACCAACGCAAGGACATACTCTTACAAACCACAATACAGCTGTCAAAATCAAGGAACTAACACTGAGCTCTCACTGCCTTCTAATTCACACACCCATTCAAGTCTGACCAGTTGTCCCAGTGATGCTCTTTATAACcaaaaatcatacttttttttttttctggtccaggacATGACCTAGGACAATGGGTTGCATTTGGgagtcatgtttattttttcttgaactCGAAACAATTCTTCAgacttttctttgcatttcatgaccttgacacttttgaagcaTATGGGATATTTGTTTTACCAAACGTCCCTCAAGTTTGATTGAGGTTTCCAGGTTAGGCGTTTTGGGCAGGAACACCACAGTAATGATGGTGTGTCCTCCTCATTGTATCAGATCAGGAAGCAGATGTCAGTTTGTCCCATTACAGGCAACGTTACCTTGGTTATTTGGACAAGGTGGAGTCAGCCAAGTTCCCCATTAGAAAtttacacttttttcctttgtattaataCGTATCTTTTCTGATGATTTGTTGAGATGTTTGTAAATTTGCTATTCCTCATCAGACTTCCACACACTAGTTTTACCTTTGATGATTTTTGCCTGAGTCTACTATTAGGATGGTTACTAAATGGTGGTTTTCTACTTTTATCACTCCTTCTGCATTTATTGGTTAGCATTCTACTGCAAGGAAGAGCTGTCCCTTCTCCACCATGTATGTTTGCATACATGTGCTGGTGTGTTCTTCCAGCATAGTCTcaatagtttccattttattctacGGGTTGTAATCTATTAGTATCATTATTTGGAAGCACAAATACTCCCAGATTTAGCCATGAGAGCCCCTTCAAGGACTTCTTTGATCTTTTGACATGACACAGGCGGACTTTTCAAATCCAGATCTGACTGTGTCAGCCTCCACCTGTTCAACACCCAATCCTGGCCACAGCCCACACAACCATGACTTCTGCTGTcaagccccctcccacctcaaGGCCTTTGTGCAGGCTGTTCTCTCTGCTCAGAACACTCTTCCCTGCCCTTTCACCAAGTTCCCTCCTGAACGTCTTTCAGGCTCCAGCATCCATTCTTGGAGGTGCACGTTGGCCGACCCGTTGGGCTAGGTTTCCTGGGTGTGTGCCTCACGCTGCTTTGCACTcacgtcattcactgattcatgttgggctgctgctccagactGAGCTCCCCTAGAGCAGGAGCCGTGCCTGCTCACGCACTGCTGAAGCCCAGCATTGTGCTGGGCACACGCTCTGTAGAGTCCTTTGTGActgtatgtatgaatgaatgaatgaatgaacaaatgaatgagtaaacagatttttctcttccttccccaggcctgtggtagtggagacacgcccagcagatgatcctactgcccccagcaacctctatatccaggaatgagtccctggggttgggggtgggtgtttggaatcagtctctgcaccccctcccctccccagtggacacaaTATAGTGGACATgacatgcctgtgtctcccaataaacgtgattttaacctctgctgtcatcttggttttctgtggtgaggggaggagggccgaattcctggatgcctactgacccccccccccaaattgaaCAATCCAGTACATCAGGGATATAGCACAGACtttatttctacagcacatggtcacctctcccccagcagccttgggaggagggatttggggactaaggggcttgctctaagcataaggcatttgaagtgtgagtgaagggccagctgtggttgtctcagctaagctggtcctcatacTGCTTGCGGGAACAATCACCAGCAGGGGAGACatcccaacatctctcttggtaCATCTTCCAGACATAAGACTCCtaggggttggggttggggaagAGTTGGTTGGTCACATCTTCAAATGCTTGATAAGATCTGAGCTTTTTACTGCCACCTGCTGAttgaacttttattaaaattctccATGTCCTTGCCCATTTTTCTCCCATTAACACCCCCTTACCTGACCCGTGTGTTCTGTCTCATCCTTGTTTATCAGACACTTCAGGAAAAACCTGGGGTTGGAAGGGCTGTGGGAGATAAGTCAGAACCAGCCTTACTTACCTTCTCCTGATTGGCTGGCTGAGAACCCACCCACATGGAAGCCACAGCCCTTTCCTAACTGACCAAAGCCCGGTATCCCCTCCCCGGATGTTGCCGGCCACGGGCCCACCCTCCTGATTAGCCAGCGGGCCCACACTCACATGTAATTGGCCAGGTTGTGCTCCTCTAGCGTGTGGGTCTCGAAACCATGCAATGTCGTATCAAAGTCATCGCTGCCGATGTTGATGCCGCAGATGAAGCACTTGGTCTGTGGGTGGCAGGAAGCATCAGAGTCGAGGCCCACTTGACCCCCCCAGGGTCCTGTAATCCCTCTGGATCGCCCCCTGATATGGCCTACCTCCATATCGTCCCTCACTTGCTGTTGTTGGTCTCGGAGCTCACCAAGAGCGTCAGTGATCAGAcctggggaggcagggtgcaAGTCAGTGCCTAATCTCTGACCAAATTCAGACTGCTCCTTCTTCTGGCTACCCCCTTCTGAGCCTTGCCTCCCATTCCCTAATCTCTCATCTCCCTAATCTCACCCTGCTGCTTGAAAATAATacctagcatttattgagcacttagcaCGAGACCCTTACTACCTATGAATTGACTTATTTCTCACCACGACCCTATAAGACTAGTAtaattaatatccccattttacagatggagaaactgaggttcagagaggtaacttgcccaaagtctcacAGTAGGGAGAAACAGAGCCAGGTCAACCAGATCCCGGGCCTGCACTCTCAGAGGAGCTAGTCTGCCTCTGGGCATCCCCACTCCCACAACCCCGACCAGCACTGACCCTGGATGATGGCCAGCAGGATGACGAtgacaaagaagaagaaggtgaTTTCGAAGACCACCCGGTACAGCTCATATTCATCACCTGCTGGGTCCTCAATCTCGTCCCCAATGCCCCCACCTGCTCGGACACCCACGTACATGTGAAACAGGTAACACTGTGGGGGCAAGGTGAGAAGCATATTAGTCATGCATTCAATCATTCGGTATTCACAAAGTACCTACAGGACCCTGGGCTAGTGGGGCAGGAGACTCACAGTAATGGCTGAGACAGCCCTGGGCTCCGCCCTCACATGGCATCAGACAGTGACAGCCCAGAAATGATCAGGGTTGTGACAGGGACAGCTCAGGcagagggctgagggctgggacGGGGAAAGCACAGTGTAATTGGGGGCGAGATGGGGGGAGTATAGGAAGCGCTGAAGCTCTGAAAGCCTCACAAAGCCTGGGTGATCAGGCAAGGCTTCCTAGAAGCAGGGACATGTGTGAACTGGAACTTGAAGGAAATGTTAGGTGGaagagagtgttccaggcagggaAAACCACACATGCAACGTCACCACTGGGGAGGAAAGAAGACATCTCGTTCCTGTGAGGAAGTGAAAGAGGGTCAGTGAAGCTGGAAAGTAGAGCTCCCGTGAGCAAGAAGAGCAAGAGGAATGAGGTCCAGCCGAtggtcaaggagggcttcctgtaGGAGGCAGCACTTAAGTTGAAAGGTGAGGCATCAAGGGAAGGGGTATTTGTACTCAGGGTctgaggtggaggtggggcagagagacCGTCAGATGCAAAGGGCTTGGGTTGGGAGGAAATACATGATCTTAGGGGAACTGAGGGGCACCAGGCAGCCAGAGAGCAAAAGGCTAGAAGGACTGTGGTTAGACTCAGGCCAGGCTAGCTATTCCCTGGCTATTCATAAGCCATGCTGAAGGCACTGGGGAACCAAGAGGAAGttctgagaagagagaggaacaTGGTCTGCCTGGCATGTGGGAAAGATTTTACACTATCCTTTTTGTGTCCCTGGGAAGTGGGAGAACCTAGTTGTCTTAGGTAAGGGCTAAGACCAGTGACTGGAGGGAACAAGGCTGAGTGGCAAGGCCAGGTCTGGGTGGTGGGGCTCAAACGTCAGGCTGAGGAGCTGGATAGGTCCCAGGAGCACGGTGCCTGATTACAGGCCATCTTCTGAGATAAAGCCCTGGGACAATTCATTTAAATGTGGCCCATGCCTCTAGTAGGAGAAACTCAATTTGGTTATGATCATCTCTAGTagactagaagagaaaaaaatgaaacctgcaTGGCATTCTTTGGGTGAAACTTTTAATTACAGATAATGATGACAATAGCTCACCTCTATGGAATCCTTGATCCCTACCAGGCAGTGTTCTACAACTATTTATTCTTAGATGATCAGGGAGCATCACTACGTCCTAAAAGCCACCCTAGGATGTAGGCACTGTTATTATAcactcatttcacaggtgaggacacCAGAGCATAGGGAAGCTGAGTAGCTAAACCCCAAAACATGTAGCTTGTAAGTCAGGCACTGTGCCTGAGCACCTTTCCAATaataacagctttaaaagctcaaATAATACGACAACAGTGGCTAACGTTTATTGAGCACTGTTCGAAGTACCTCACAAGTATCAGCTCACTGAACCCTCACGATAAGCCTACAAGGTAGGCACTGTTCCTAAGCCCCTTGGCAGATGGGAAACCTGAGGGTCAGGGGTGGTCGGAAGTTGCCCAAGAGCGTTGGGGGGAAGGGCTCACCGTCATCATGTCGTCACACTTCATGTCAGGCTCGTCCTCGTCCTCGCTCTTGTTGTAGAGCTTGCGGAAGAAGTCGAAGGCCACCACGGTGTACAGGTAGAGCACCACCGCCAGGAGGCCCACGGTCATCAccagctgggggcaggcagggggtgGGTCAGCGCCATGCTCAGCCGGCCCCTCCACCTTGCCCAGCCTTCGGGCTTCTGACCCTGCTGCTACCCAGGTGGCTCTCCCTGCTGGGGCCTCACGACCCACACCCACCCTGGCTCGGcctgccctcctggcccctcctcaccctggccgcccagccctcacccctccACCCTTGCTCAGACTGCCATGCTTGGCCCTGCCCGGCTCACATCCCTCAGGCAGTTCCTCTCCACACCTGTTTCCCATCGTGGGTGACGGAGGAGAGGATGGTGCGCAGTGTCTTGACCCCCATGGCAATGTCCAGGAGGTGAGCAGCGAAAAAGAAGTTGTTGTAGTGCCCCAGGAGGGACATCACCATGTACCAGCCCAGGTTCAGGAAAGACTGTGGGCACACAGAGTCAGGGTCAGAGAGCATTCCTGAGGGTCAAGGAGAG
This genomic interval carries:
- the LOC135318494 gene encoding ryanodine receptor 1-like translates to MFEQVRANVGKTLKGIDRYNPENLATLERYVETQAKENAYDLEANLAVLKLSFPSNYWDKFVKRKVLDKHGDICGRERIAELLGMDLSMLEITAHSERKPEPPPGLLTWLMSIGVKYQIWKFGVIFTDNSFLNLGWYMVMSLLGHYNNFFFAAHLLDIAMGVKTLRTILSSVTHDGKQLVMTVGLLAVVLYLYTVVAFDFFRKLYNKSEDEDEPDMKCDDMMTCYLFHMYVGVRAGGGIGDEIEDPAGDEYELYRVVFEITFFFFVIVILLAIIQGLITDALGELRDQQQQVRDDMETKCFICGINIGSDDFDTTLHGFETHTLEEHNLANYMFFLKCLINKDETEHTGQESYVWKMYQERCWDVSPAGDCSRKQYEDQLS